One region of bacterium genomic DNA includes:
- a CDS encoding prepilin-type N-terminal cleavage/methylation domain-containing protein translates to MKSPFDRIRERLAAIMAAPSRIFGIRGLTLIELMIVLAIIAILIAIAVPNIIDYISDANRTACITNQSNLEVEIARYKSTHPGARIGPAGARLSDPNAHPNAQELMANSSNPENIRRMLTCPEAGQDGSAPGYHYAYSDDQGHIECAMDNAGLVRAEGADFNHDRFNVGEE, encoded by the coding sequence ATGAAGAGCCCCTTCGACCGCATCCGAGAGCGTCTGGCGGCAATTATGGCCGCGCCGTCGCGGATATTCGGCATCCGCGGCCTGACCCTCATCGAGCTGATGATCGTCCTGGCCATCATCGCCATCCTCATCGCCATCGCCGTGCCCAACATCATTGACTACATCTCCGACGCCAACCGTACCGCCTGCATCACCAACCAGTCGAACCTAGAGGTCGAGATAGCGCGGTACAAGTCCACCCACCCCGGCGCCCGGATAGGCCCGGCCGGGGCGCGGCTCTCCGACCCCAACGCCCACCCCAACGCCCAGGAGCTGATGGCCAACTCCTCCAACCCGGAAAACATCCGCCGGATGCTCACCTGTCCCGAGGCCGGGCAGGACGGCTCGGCGCCCGGCTACCACTACGCCTATTCCGACGACCAGGGGCACATCGAGTGCGCCATGGACAACGCGGGATTAGTGCGCGCCGAGGGCGCTGACTTCAACCACGACCGCTTCAACGTTGGAGAAGAGTAG